The following proteins are co-located in the Haloarcula marismortui ATCC 43049 genome:
- a CDS encoding pyruvoyl-dependent arginine decarboxylase: MSTIRVVWGTATGPTALAAYDAALAEAGVHNYNLISLSSVIPAEPTIEVTETAPDLGPPGEALEVVQSSATVAPGERGAAGIGWARSEDGPGIFYEVDGTSEDAVRMEIREGLAAGRDLRDWEFVEENVYVESASDDAEYASAVVLATYGESHPVV; the protein is encoded by the coding sequence ATGAGTACCATTCGGGTCGTATGGGGGACTGCGACCGGCCCGACCGCGCTGGCCGCGTACGACGCGGCACTCGCCGAGGCGGGCGTCCACAACTACAACCTCATCTCGCTCTCGTCGGTCATTCCTGCCGAACCGACTATCGAGGTGACTGAGACAGCGCCGGATCTGGGGCCGCCCGGCGAAGCGCTAGAGGTCGTCCAGTCCTCGGCGACCGTCGCACCGGGTGAACGCGGCGCGGCGGGCATCGGCTGGGCCCGTAGCGAGGACGGGCCGGGTATCTTCTACGAGGTCGACGGCACCAGCGAGGATGCGGTCCGGATGGAAATCCGTGAGGGGCTGGCCGCTGGTCGGGACCTCCGGGACTGGGAGTTCGTCGAGGAGAACGTCTACGTTGAATCGGCGTCCGACGACGCCGAGTACGCCAGTGCCGTCGTTCTCGCTACCTACGGCGAGAGCCACCCCGTCGTGTAG
- a CDS encoding PQQ-binding-like beta-propeller repeat protein — translation MTERGRTRRAFLGTLAATTVGSVAGCQSQFNPLASTALDEHAATQFRQGLLNQGHQDMSVPDAIERAWELPANRGDHTAAKGSPALAPTGDLILADDTGRVRAIAPDGEVQWATTITQATRGSHGTPAIANDTVYIGAYDGALSALDLETGRRRWRTDLGDAIGASPTYYNGSLYVAVEHAAPSGSVVAVNAATGDVQWRDSRPTDHPHSTVALDREHGRLLFGSNDGYCYAWSFPGLEQVWRYDTGGDVKAPIAVADGTAIVPSWAETVTAVDVTDGSERWTFEADADVMCAPAVHDGTVYVGSHDDRVYAINLASGEELWRYDTGGWIIGSVVATRDHVLVGSYNGRLYALERDSGAVAWTVENRGHVTSAPLVTADGIYYTERAVDGDPDRPGMCYGLVPA, via the coding sequence GTGACAGAGCGCGGACGGACACGGCGGGCATTTCTGGGGACGCTCGCAGCGACAACAGTCGGGTCGGTCGCGGGGTGTCAGTCACAGTTCAATCCGCTTGCATCGACGGCGCTCGATGAACACGCCGCCACGCAGTTCCGGCAGGGGCTGTTGAACCAGGGGCATCAGGATATGTCCGTTCCGGACGCCATCGAGCGGGCCTGGGAACTGCCGGCGAACCGCGGGGACCACACCGCGGCAAAAGGGAGCCCTGCGCTGGCACCGACTGGCGACTTGATTCTGGCCGACGACACCGGCCGCGTGCGGGCCATCGCGCCGGACGGCGAGGTCCAGTGGGCAACAACAATTACACAGGCGACGCGAGGGAGCCACGGCACGCCGGCCATCGCCAACGATACCGTCTACATCGGGGCCTACGACGGCGCGCTGTCGGCACTGGACCTCGAAACCGGCCGGCGGCGCTGGCGGACGGACCTGGGCGATGCCATCGGCGCGAGTCCGACCTACTACAACGGGTCGCTGTACGTCGCTGTCGAGCACGCGGCTCCGAGCGGGAGCGTTGTCGCTGTCAACGCCGCGACCGGTGACGTGCAGTGGCGCGACAGCCGACCGACCGACCACCCCCACTCGACGGTGGCACTGGACCGCGAGCACGGCCGCCTGCTGTTTGGCTCGAACGACGGCTACTGCTACGCGTGGTCGTTTCCGGGTCTCGAACAGGTCTGGCGCTACGACACTGGCGGCGACGTGAAAGCCCCCATCGCCGTTGCTGATGGGACCGCCATCGTGCCGTCGTGGGCTGAGACAGTCACTGCCGTCGACGTGACCGACGGTTCGGAACGGTGGACCTTCGAAGCCGACGCCGACGTGATGTGTGCGCCAGCGGTCCACGACGGCACCGTCTACGTCGGCAGCCACGACGACCGCGTGTATGCAATCAATCTCGCCAGCGGCGAAGAACTGTGGCGCTACGACACCGGCGGGTGGATTATCGGGAGCGTCGTCGCCACCCGGGACCACGTACTCGTCGGGTCCTACAACGGGCGGCTGTACGCACTGGAGCGGGACTCGGGTGCGGTGGCCTGGACCGTTGAGAACCGCGGCCACGTGACGAGTGCGCCGCTGGTGACCGCTGATGGCATCTACTACACAGAACGCGCTGTCGACGGCGACCCCGACCGCCCGGGGATGTGCTACGGACTCGTTCCGGCATAA
- a CDS encoding DUF5811 family protein yields MYGNTSFGGETEEVTLTAEQRENLRRDLSSVAARTRELLPGEFVVGSEISNSTTGPRATIAVQPPVGSVVSADYTPEDPESASISDAERDDLAQGIAASAALQVKQVMGDDTSPTAQ; encoded by the coding sequence ATGTACGGTAATACGTCGTTTGGTGGGGAGACGGAAGAAGTGACGCTGACCGCGGAACAGCGCGAGAACCTCCGCCGGGACCTCTCGAGCGTCGCCGCCCGGACCCGCGAACTCCTGCCCGGCGAGTTCGTCGTCGGCTCGGAAATCAGTAACAGCACGACGGGCCCACGGGCCACAATCGCAGTCCAGCCTCCGGTCGGGTCGGTCGTCAGCGCTGACTACACGCCGGAAGACCCGGAAAGCGCGAGCATCTCCGATGCCGAGCGCGACGACCTCGCGCAGGGCATCGCCGCCTCCGCCGCCCTGCAGGTCAAGCAAGTGATGGGCGACGACACGTCGCCGACAGCGCAGTAA